TAAGTATAGACACCTTAATGGTATGGCTGCCGGAAGCCGTAAACGTATGGGTAAAGTCCGGAAGGTTACTGGTATGGACTGTACCATCGCTGAATATGTATGAGTATTGAACAATGGGATCATTAGCTACAGGTTTGGCCTTGATCTTAACAGCTAACGGTCTGCACCCTTCCTGAGGAGAATAATCAAAATCAACGGAAGGTTTTTTATTTCTGACATAGTGATAAAGCTTGGTATCGCTGCAATTGTCAGCATTTATTGCTTTCAACCTAATGGTAAAAGTACCATAAGTATTAAAGCTATGCGTAACCGGAGCAGTGCTGGCTGTAGTTAATACAGGGGTGCCATCTCCAAAATTCCATTCATAGTTGGCGGCACCGGTGCTTAAGTTATTAAACGTAACAATATGTGGCACCTGACACCCGTCCGGAAGGTCAAGACTAAAGTCAGCGTCAGGAGAAGGCAGTACGGTAATACTCCTGATCACTTCTTTGCTCTCACATAAGGAATAAGAATTTTTTGAAATGTAGGAAACGTTCCATACGCCAGGAATATTAAATACATGGTATGACGAAGTACCTGATGCAGTAGTATTTGTATCTTCAAAATACCATCGTCCTGAATTACTTAATCCGGTTGGATCAGCAAGTGCTCCAATGTTAAGCCCTTGCCCCACACATACCTGAGCTGGGAGGTTAAAATCCGCCTGTGGCTCTCCAATGTAAACGTTTTGCGAACCACTGCTTGTTTTGGATGCGGAGCACGTTCCCGGAGAGTTTATTGCCGTGAGTTTAATTTTAAATACACCTGAGCTGGTGTATTCATGGGATACTATATTATTATTATCAATTGCAGGGGTGCTGCCATCGCCAAAGTCCCATAAATAGTTAAAAGCCCCATTCAGCGGAGAAAGGTTCTCTATATTAACCATATGAGGTGTACTACAGCTATAGTTATCAAAAACTAAAAAGGCTGGTGTCACCTTATTGTAAACTTTAATGAGTTTGTTCTTTGGTTTCGAGTTGGTACACCCGAAACTATTTGTCACAATAAGTGTTGGCGTATACTCTCCACTGGCAGAGTAGCCATGTGTAGGAGATGAGGAAGATGTGAATTCATCTTTTGTACCATCATTGTAGTTCCACTCCCACTTTGTGATTACCCCATCCCCGGCACCACTTAAGTCTGTAAAAGTAACGTCAAGTGGAGGACACCCCTCGACTACATCTGTACTAAAATCCACCACCGGTTTATTATAAACCCTGATATCCACCGATTTAGAGCTTACCCCTCCAGGGCCAGAAACCGTCAGTGTGGCTACGTATGTGCCTGGTGAAAGGAAGTTCTTCATGGTATTCATACCGGAACCTGTACCTAAAGAAGTACCGGTATCCTTATCATTAAAGCCCCATATATAATCAGTTATGCTGCCGGTAGATGTACCTGCATTAAATTGAACGGTTCTGCTTCCACAGGAGTCACCCGGGGTCACATAGGTAAAGTCCGCGGTCAGCTGCGAATACCCCGAAATAAATGAAAACAACAAGCCAATTAGTGCAATCCACTTGTAATCAACTTTGATTAGCATGTATATTTTATAAATAAAAAAATTAGATTATTAAAATATCAAATAAACAGATCAGCAACTATTAATAAATACTAGTTAAGTATGATATTAAAGCAACAATGGAAAGACGAGATTCGAAATTATAAATTTTTAATTCGATTGTTAGAATTTCATAGAAATAAGTAAGGAGAATAGCTAAAAATACCTAAAACTAGTGACATGGTTATCTCCCTATTTTTGGGGAGTTTATAAGTTTTGGGAGGTGCATATTACATCTTATCCGCTGTTAAACTTACAGTAGGAAGGAACATATCTTAAATCTTGCCAGATTCGATTCCATTAGAAAGCATCAGGTATCTCTTACTTCTATTAATGCATCTAAATGGAATGCAGGAATGCTGTTAGCTAAAAAAATTTTGTGAAAGCCAGCCACACTTTATAAGCTGCTGACTAGTCAGACAATTAGGCAAAAAGAAGGAAGGTACCTTATTAGTTAGTTATGGCACACTGTTAAATCCAATTGAATGGCACAAGTAAAACTATTTGGTAAACGGAGATAATCACACTGCTTCTGACACACTCTTCTTATACTCGGGCTCATAACGCACCCCACCAAAAAGATGTAAAAACAAAATACGCGAATACCTGAAGAGGAATGGCAAAAGCACAGCGACAACACCAATAATTGCAAAAAGATAGACCTCTAAAGAGAAGTCGCCCAGAATGGATAAAGCCAGCCCAACGCCCACAAAAATAGCCACTGAGAACGCATAGCTAATGTACATGGCACCAAAGAAAAAGCCGGGTTCTCTTTCATAGTGCAGGTCACATTCCGGACATCGCGGATGCATTTTATAAAAGGCAAGAAGATTAAAAGCTGATGTTTTGAAAATATCTCCCTTACGGCATCTGGGACATTTACCACTGATAATTGCGCCTGCTTTGTTCATGTTTTGCCTGGAGTTTACTTTTTCTATACCATAAAAATCCAACAACACCGATAGCCAGATAAGGCATAACAAATAAATACAGTATGCCGAAGTTAAGGCCCGCTCCTATACCTATGTCGCCATTACTCAGGTTATTTTCAACCGTAGCACGGCACATTGCACATTGAGCCAGCAGCTCACCGCTTCCTGTTACAAGAAAAACGAAAACCAGTGTAAATATTTTGGCCAATACTTTCATCATTTAAATAAACAAAGCCTCTTCTCCTTTGGTTCTTGTTTAATGTACATAGTACGGACTGATCATGACATAAATCACAACACCTGTTACAGCCACATACAACCAAATTGGAAAAGTGACCTTTGCCAGCTTTCTATGCTTGTCAAACTGGCTGGAAAGTGCCCTTACAAAGCTAAAAAGCACCAGCGGAATAACAGCTATGGAAAGTAATATATGAGATATCAAAATAAAGAAGTATACATAGCGTATGACTCCCTCACCTCCGTAAGGTGTAGACTCGCTGGTCATATGATACAACACATACATCACCAGAAATGAAGCTGATAAACCGATGCATCCCTTCATTAAACTTTCGTGCAGCTTCACTTTACCATTTCTTATCGCCACAAATGCCACTACTAGTAGTATGGCGGTTAACCCGTTAATGCTCGCATAGATTGGGGGCAAAAAGGTGAAATCATACCCCTCTATTTTTACGCCAAACAGCACCGCTACGGCTAAAGGGATAGCTACAGACAGCACAATGATTAATTTCTTATACTTCAATTCCTTACTTGCGAGCTCCATTTTCCAACAATATTTTTATTTCTACGACAAGCCTGTCTATTTCGTCAAGGTCTGTATCATAATATCCACGAACCTGGCCTTCCTTATCTACTAAAATAAACTGGTTATAGACGTCCGTCACCAAAGCACAAGTCATAATCATTTTCATGCTTTCCTTTGGTAAATAAGTAATATGCAATTCCGACCCAGGTAATGAATCTGTCGCAAAAATAGTCACTTTTGGTGTATCTGCTACAAACAATTCGGTTAATCTGCTGAGTTGATTATCAAGCTCTCTCAAATTGTATGTACCATCGTCCTTAAAAAACATAAACAGGGATGTATTGCCCTCAGTAAGGCTGTCCGGAACTAAAAACCGACCTTCAGTGAAGGTACATCCTGTATATGCTTTATCCACACCATCGGCATAGTAGACGGGAATATCGAAGCGGTTCTCCCCGAAAATTCGAAGAAATATGAATATGGCCAGCGGTATGGCCAGCATAACTATCAGAAAAACAATTTTTATGATCTTATTCACAGTAGCTGTATATAAAATAAGGCTAAAGTGATCTACTCTAGCCTTATTTTATCAGTTTATATATACGTATTAATTTAAATAACGGTCATCGAATATAGACATGCCTTCGTATACAAAGGCTACAAGCATCCATACGATGAATATCATGGGTATAAGAATAGACCAGATCAGCACTTTAACTTCGTATTTAAGGTGCATGAACTCTCCCACGATGTAGAAAGCTTTTACGATGGTCATACCTACGAAAATGGTGATCCTTGTTACTTCCATATCCAAAGGTATTGTAAACGCTACCAAGAATTCCAGTGCTGTAATAAATGCCAGAATCCCGGCAGTAACCCATATTTTTCTGATTTTGGCTTTATCAGGTGCCTGTACCTGAACGTGTGTTGTTTCTTCAGCGTGCATATATTAAATATTTTAAAGTCTTAAACCAGATAAAAGAATGTAAATACAAATACCCAAACAAGGTCTACAAAGTGCCAGTAAAGCCCTACTTTCTCCACCATTTCATAGTGTCCTCTTCTATCGTAGACTCCGGTAACGGTATTGTAATAAATAATGAAGTTTAATACCACACCACTGAAAACGTGAGTACCATGAAAGCCGGTAATAAAGAAGAAGAATGCAGCAAAATCTGGTGGTCCGTACTGATTAACAGCCAGATTTGCACCAAAAATAGTTTTCTCTATCCACTCTCCGTTGACAAGGAAGCTCATGACTGTACCTCCATCAGTACCGTGTATAAAGTGAGACCACTCCCAAGCCTGGCATCCAAGGAACACCAAACCTCCTATGATAGTCCACAGCATCCATTTCTCTACATTCTTTCTATCCATTCTATGTCCCGCTTCTACCGCCAGTACCATCGTAACACTACTCATAATGAGTATAAACGTCATGATACCTACAAATACCAATGGAAGGCTTACGCCATGAAGAAAAGGTACCGCCTCAAAAACCTTTTCAGGAATAGGCCAGTAAGTATTGGAGAACGTGAAAGCATCTGCAGCGCCATCATATGCAGGGTGCGCAGATCTGACCAGTCCGTAAGTAATTAACAAAGCAGAAAATGTAAAAGCATCTGAAAGCAAGAAAAACCACATCATGAGTTTTCCATAGCTTGCCTTCAAAGGTGACTGCCCACCGTCCCAAATACTTCTCTTTGGGTCATCAATTGTATGTGCGGTAGTTGACATAAATGATTCTTTAAATCTCTAATTAATGATTCAACAATAAAAAAACAAATAAATAAATCCAAAGTGCATCCAGAAAGTGCCAATACGATGTACACATTTGAATCTGGTTAAGGCTTTTTGAATGTACTTTATATTTAAAGGTTGAAATTAATACAATTATCAGAAATATAACACCACTTACAATGTGTAAACCATGCAAACCTGATAATACATATAAAAACGACCCTGAAGGATTTCCAACAAAATATACTTCACTATCTACCAATACACTCCAGACATAAAACTGCCCGATCAAAAATAAGACTCCTAAAACGGTGGTTACTGATATTGCCAGCTTCACCCTTTCCAGGTTATCCTTTTTGGCCTCAAGATAAGCCCAATGCATGGTAACACTACTTAATAAAATAATACCAGTGGTCACCCACATTTCAAATGGCAACTCAAACATTACCCAGTTGCCCTCAGCCTGTCGTACAATATACCCACTGGTAAGAGCCGCAAAAATCATCACCACAGTAATCATGAACAGCCAAAGAGCAAATTTCTTCGGGTTCATTGATAATGGTTTCTTGGGATCTTCTACTAATTTCAAATCTGACGTCATCTCCATTCTACTTACACTTTATCCAACAAATAGGCAATCTGCACTATAGGCAGATACAAAAACGATCCAAACATAATTCTCATGGCAGACTTTCTGTTGCCATTTTTCATTAATGCAAATGTCTGGCTTAAAAACAAAACACCACAAACAGTTACAACAATAGCTGAGTCAATACCTGTAATTCCAAACTTTGCAGGAAGTAATCCCAACGGAAGCAAGAATAAGGTATATATCATAATTTGTATAGCAGTATTGAGGTCTTTGGCTCCACCGGATGGCAGAAGCTTAAAGCCTGCCTTTTTATAATCTTCATCGGCTACCCAGGCTATGGCCCAAAAATGGGGAAACTGCCAAATGAACTGTATTCCAAAAATGATCAGCGCTTCATAAGTAATTGCACCTGTGGCGGCCGTCCAGCCCAAAAGTGGCGGGAGGGCACCGGGTATGGCCCCTACGAATACTGCAATAGGGCCTACTCTTTTCAAAGGTGTATAAACGAAACTATAGAGGATCATGGAAAGCAGCGACAGTAACGTTGTCAACATATTGGTATAGAGCATAAGGATGGTTAACCCAACCGCTGCACATACAAAAGCGAATACCGCCGCTTCTCCAACAGTAACTCTACCTGTCGGAAGTGGCCTGTTCATTGTCCTTGTCATTAATTTATCAAGATCCTTCTCTATTATCTGATTAATAGTAATAGAAGCTCCCGATACCAGAAATCCTCCAAGACACAGCATGCCGAAATGTACCCAGTTCATTGTGCCACTGGCACCCAACACATAGCCAAAGCCACATGAAAATGCTACAAGAAAAGACAGACGAAACTTAACTAGTTCAAAGTAAGCCCTGAGCCTGCCTGCCATTGAAAGTCCGTATGTATCATTTAAAATCATAATGCTATAATGCCAATTTTCCTTTTACTCCACTCACCCGCAAAAATAGTAAAAACTGCATGCCGAAGATCAACGTTCCGAGCAATAAATGAACGGGCTGTATAAAAGCCGGTATACCGAAATATCCCATAACAACTCCTGTTAGAACGGTAAGCACAACTACAGCCATTAATCCAACAGTAAGTGCGGAACCGGACTTTGTTTTAAACAGAATATATATCAATACTGCATGTAGTAATAATATTAACCAGCTAAAAGAGCGATGAATCAGGAATGAAGTCCCGATTTCCCCCACCCATAAATTCCTGTTGGTATAATCGTATTGAGCTGCAATGACATCAATTGCTTCACGAACCTGTGTGCCAAGTGCCACCTGAATAAGCGAAGTGATCATACATGCCACAAGAACAACCAAAAATACTGTTCTGTTACGGAAACACATGGCAACTCCAGCCGAGTAATCAGTTCTATGTACCAGATATACCAACAATGCCACAATTAGCAGCGCCAGAAACATGTGTAATGTGATTGTCCAGGGTACCAGATTTGTTGACACTACAATAGATCCGATCCATCCCTGAAATATGACCAACAGCAAAGTGGCTAATGCAACATAGAATATGGTTCTGTCAGTTTTCAAGAATCTTATCGATAAAACGAACGTTCCAATGATTAACATTCCTATCAGGACACCTAATAGTCTGTTGATATATTCGATCCAGGTTTTTTGCTTGTTAAAATCAGCTTCAACTAAAATAGACTCATCTGTAAGTATTTTGTCAGCTGTTTCATCAAATCCTAGCCCTGAAAGGTATTTAGCAAAACGCTCATTCTTTTTCGCTCTCTTTTGAGAATAAATCTCTTTGTAGTTTTCCGGAAGCTGGCTAACATTTGTCGGAGGTACCCAATTGCCAAAACATTTTGGCCAGTCAGGACACCCCATTCCGGAGCCGGTGCTCCTTACTATGCCACCTACCAGTATTAATAAATATACAGCAATAAGAGTAAGCAGGCTAAACCTTGAGAATAGCCTGCTGTTCTCTATGTTACTTTTTTTCATCCACTACAACCTTCGTCTCATCTCCTTCTAATTTGATCATATCATTCTCGTGAGGAAGATTTGATTCTGGAGTCATAGAAAAAGGTATGTGCTGAGGGATATAATCCTCTTTAGCACCAGGCTTACTATAGTCATATGGCCATCTGTAAACGGTAGGGATCTCTCCCGGCCAGTTTCCATGTCCAGGTTCCACAGGAGTTGTCCACTCCAGGGTGTTTGACTGCCACGGGTTAGCCGAAGCCTTTCTGCCTCTGTACATGCTATAAAAGAAGTTGAATATGAAGATAAACTGAGCCGCCAAAGTAAGGATAGCCGCAATACTCACCAGCATATTCAAATCAGAGAATGAATTAAAGGCATCGTAGTTAGTGAACGAGTAATATCTTCTAGGGTATCCCGCTATACCTATATAATGCATAGGGAAGAACACCAGGTAAACTCCAACAAATGTCAACCAGAAGTGTATGTAACCAAGCTTCGCATCCATCATACGACCGAACATCTTAGGGAACCAGTGATAGATACCTGCAAGCATACCAAAGAAAGACGCACTACCCATAACAAGGTGGAAGTGAGCTACAACAAAGTATGTATCGTGCAACTGAATGTCAATGGCAGAATTACCCAGGTGTATACCTGTAAGACCTCCCGATATAAAGAATGATACCAAACCAATGGAGAAAAGCATGGCAGGTGTAAACCTGATGTTACCTCTCCACAAAGTAGTAAGGTAGTTAAATACTTTTACTGCCGAAGGTACCGCAATGATCAATGTTAATAGCATAAATACTGACCCCAGGAAAGGGTTCATACCCGACACAAACATGTGGTGAGCCCATACTACGAAGGATAATATAGCAATGAATAAGATTGACCCAACCATTGCTTTGTAACCAAAGATAGGCTTACGTGAATTGGTTGCAATAACCTCAGATGTAATACCCAACGCAGGTAATAATACAATGTATACTTCAGGGTGGCCGAGGAACCAGAATAAGTGCTGGAACAATATTGGGCTACCTCCCTGGTTAGGAAGTGCCTCTCCGTTAATATAAATATCAGAAAGGTAGAAACTGGTACCAAAGCTTCTATCAAAGATCAGCAATAAAGCTGCTGAAAACAGTACCGGAAATGACAACAAACCGATTACTGCTGTCAGGAACAATGCCCAAATTGAAAGCGGCAGTTTGGCGAATGACATCCCTTTGGTTCTCAAATTGATAACCGTAGAGATGTAGTTGATACCACCCAATAATGACGATACAATGAACAACGCCATAGCCACCAACCACAGGGTCATACCTAAACCGGAACCGTTTACGGCCTGGGGCAAAGCACTTAAAGGCGGATAGATTACCCATCCTCCCGAAGCGGGTCCTGTCTCAATAAACAAAGATATGAACATGATAACGCTGGACGCAAAGAAGAACCAGTAAGAAAGCATATTCATAAAACCTGACGCCATATCGCGTGCACCAATTTGCAGTGGTATGAGGAAGTTGGCAAAAGTACCGCTCAAACCTGCAGTAAGTACAAAAAATACCATGATGGTACCATGCATGGTAACCAGGGCCAGGTAAAATTCAGGGTCAAGTTTACCATCCGGAGTGATCCAGCCACCGAGAACAGGCTTCAACCAGCCAAGCTCAGCTTCCGGAAAACCTAACTGCAATCTGAATATAACAGATAATGTACCACCAATAAGCGCCCAAAAAATCCCTGTGATCAGGAATTGCTTGGCGATCATTTTATGGTCGGTACTGAAAACATAAGTTGTCCAAAAATTGCCATGATGATCGTGATCATGCTCATGACCATCATGATGAGTTTCTTCAGTAATGTGTATATCAGCAGTTGCCATAATATCTAACTTTCTATAATGATGCTTCTAATTCTTCTTTATCGATTCCGGCCTTAATGATTGCCAGTTCTCTTTTGTCGGCCGGTACCTTTTCCAAGTAATCCGGATTCAGCTTCAACCATGTTGGCTGGGCAGCTTTCCATGCCTCATAATCTTCAGGTTCATCTACTACCACCTTCAATTTCATAGAGAAGTGTCCCCTACCACAGATTTCCGTACAGGTGATAAAGTAGTCAAACTCAGGGTCACCTAACTCTGATCTCATTTCCTGAGTGCTCTTGGTTGCAATAAATTTGAAATGGGTAGGCATACCGGGTACTGCATCCATTTTCACTCTGAAATGCGGGATGAATACACTATGTAATACGTCTCTTGCCCTGATGTTTAACAGAACCTCTTTCCCTTTAGGGATGTGCATCTCCAAAGGAACAAAATCATCATATGAGTTCTCATCGGTAACATCTATTCCGAAGAGGTTTCCTTCTTTATCATTGATCAATCTAAAATCGTAATCACCGAGTTGATTATCTTTTACTCCAGGGTATCTTACTGCCCATGCAAACTGGTACCCCATAACTTCGACAACCTCAGCTTCTGAGGATGCCGGTGAGGTAATGCTATTCCATGCTCTCAAACCTGAGAACACAAGCGTAGCAAGCACAATAGCAGGTACTACTGTCCATAATATTTCAAGTTTAACATTATCAGGAAAGAAAGTAGCTCTTGCCCCTTCCTTATGCTGATACTTGAAGCTGAATACAAATAACAGCACATTGGTAAGGATAAAAACAAATCCTGTTATAGCAGTGGTGATCCAGAAAGTAGTGTCTATGTCAGCACCATGAACAGAAGCCACCGGAATAGTGTATTTGTCAAAATAGCCAAATGAATACCAGAAAAAGAGTCCTAATCCTCCCAGCATGAATACTATCATCAGTGCTGCGTTTACCTTGTTGCTGGTGCTTACGACCTTTTTGTCTGTACCCTTTACTACATTGACCAGTGTGCCTATTCTAAATAATGTCAATAGAATAACCAACAGAAGAATGGCACCTATAGCAATAATCACTTCGAACATATCCCTATATATTAATCTTTAAATTTAATTCTGTTTCTATTAAATATGGTGATGTAAACTTTCCTCTAACATAGGATGATTCTTCGCATATAACGGAGCCTTTGCCAGGTTCGAGAGTGTTACAAACAAAAACGCTACACCAAATATCATAAACATACCAATTTCTGTGAAGCCAAAGCTTCCGTTTTCCTGCATAACACCAGGTGTTATCATCAGGTAGAAATCAAACCAGTGACCTACGATAACTATGGGACAAACGAGCTTTAGCAAAGACATATGTCTTTTTGCATCCCTTGTCATCAACAATAAGAACGGCAACAGGAAGTTTAAAAGCAGGTTAAGGAAAAATACCCACTTATACTGACTTGAATCCAGTCGTTCAATGAAGTAGATGGTTTCCTCAGGGATGTTGGCATAGTATATCAACAAGAACTGTGAGAACCAGATGTAAGTCCAGAAGATGCTGAAACCGAATATAAATTTACCGATGTCATGCAAGTGGTTGGAATTTACAACCTTCAGGTAACCATTTTGCTTAAGTATAACTACGATAAGTGTGATTACAGCCAAACCATTTACCCACCAGCTGGCAAATACATACCACCCAAACATGGTACTAAACCAGTGAGGATCAACTGACATGATCCAATCCCATGCAGACACTGAAGAACTTACGGCAAATACCACCAGGAAGATAGCAGAATACTTTCTTGCCTTATACCAGTGTTTAACATCACCATCAATATCTTCTGCCAGCATTTCTCTTTTGATCCAGATAAAGAACATGTACCACAATGCAAAGAATACGACCATTCGAAGAAGGTAAAATAACGGAATTGCAGAACCCGCTTCTAAAGGCCAGAACCATAAAGCACTCTTACCTAATAGTATTTTATCTGCATGGTCTCCGTGATAAAGGTCACCGTGTGTCCAGTGAAATACATCCAACCGCACAATCCACCAAGAAATAAACATTAATATACCTGCAAATGGCAACCAATGAGCCATAGCAAGTGGCACCCTCTTCATACCTGCTGACCAACCGGCCTGTGCGGCATACTGGATAGCTACGAAAAACAATCCGATGATGGCCAAACCTGTAAAATAGACGTTGTTTACCCAAAGGTTGTTAAAAAGGTTTTTTAACCAGGGTGCAGAACCATGGTGTCCGCCATCTTCTCCATGTGCTTCTTCAGCATGCTCTCCTGCTCCATCCTGAGGTGTCTCTGAACTTGCTACCAGGTTATCAGGTACCTGATGTAAAGCAGCGTGCTCTTCCTCGCCATGATGCTCATCTCCATGTCCATGGCCAGAGTTCATATTCATAAATACACCTAAAATCAAAAGCACGAATCCAACGATACCACTGATCATTAAGGTCTTCTTAGCTCCGGAGGTAAACG
This region of Fulvivirga ulvae genomic DNA includes:
- a CDS encoding DUF983 domain-containing protein, which produces MNKAGAIISGKCPRCRKGDIFKTSAFNLLAFYKMHPRCPECDLHYEREPGFFFGAMYISYAFSVAIFVGVGLALSILGDFSLEVYLFAIIGVVAVLLPFLFRYSRILFLHLFGGVRYEPEYKKSVSEAV
- a CDS encoding DUF420 domain-containing protein translates to MELASKELKYKKLIIVLSVAIPLAVAVLFGVKIEGYDFTFLPPIYASINGLTAILLVVAFVAIRNGKVKLHESLMKGCIGLSASFLVMYVLYHMTSESTPYGGEGVIRYVYFFILISHILLSIAVIPLVLFSFVRALSSQFDKHRKLAKVTFPIWLYVAVTGVVIYVMISPYYVH
- a CDS encoding cytochrome C oxidase subunit IV family protein; this translates as MHAEETTHVQVQAPDKAKIRKIWVTAGILAFITALEFLVAFTIPLDMEVTRITIFVGMTIVKAFYIVGEFMHLKYEVKVLIWSILIPMIFIVWMLVAFVYEGMSIFDDRYLN
- a CDS encoding cytochrome c oxidase subunit 3, yielding MSTTAHTIDDPKRSIWDGGQSPLKASYGKLMMWFFLLSDAFTFSALLITYGLVRSAHPAYDGAADAFTFSNTYWPIPEKVFEAVPFLHGVSLPLVFVGIMTFILIMSSVTMVLAVEAGHRMDRKNVEKWMLWTIIGGLVFLGCQAWEWSHFIHGTDGGTVMSFLVNGEWIEKTIFGANLAVNQYGPPDFAAFFFFITGFHGTHVFSGVVLNFIIYYNTVTGVYDRRGHYEMVEKVGLYWHFVDLVWVFVFTFFYLV
- a CDS encoding cytochrome c oxidase subunit 3 gives rise to the protein MTSDLKLVEDPKKPLSMNPKKFALWLFMITVVMIFAALTSGYIVRQAEGNWVMFELPFEMWVTTGIILLSSVTMHWAYLEAKKDNLERVKLAISVTTVLGVLFLIGQFYVWSVLVDSEVYFVGNPSGSFLYVLSGLHGLHIVSGVIFLIIVLISTFKYKVHSKSLNQIQMCTSYWHFLDALWIYLFVFLLLNH
- the cyoE gene encoding heme o synthase — protein: MILNDTYGLSMAGRLRAYFELVKFRLSFLVAFSCGFGYVLGASGTMNWVHFGMLCLGGFLVSGASITINQIIEKDLDKLMTRTMNRPLPTGRVTVGEAAVFAFVCAAVGLTILMLYTNMLTTLLSLLSMILYSFVYTPLKRVGPIAVFVGAIPGALPPLLGWTAATGAITYEALIIFGIQFIWQFPHFWAIAWVADEDYKKAGFKLLPSGGAKDLNTAIQIMIYTLFLLPLGLLPAKFGITGIDSAIVVTVCGVLFLSQTFALMKNGNRKSAMRIMFGSFLYLPIVQIAYLLDKV
- a CDS encoding COX15/CtaA family protein, whose translation is MKKSNIENSRLFSRFSLLTLIAVYLLILVGGIVRSTGSGMGCPDWPKCFGNWVPPTNVSQLPENYKEIYSQKRAKKNERFAKYLSGLGFDETADKILTDESILVEADFNKQKTWIEYINRLLGVLIGMLIIGTFVLSIRFLKTDRTIFYVALATLLLVIFQGWIGSIVVSTNLVPWTITLHMFLALLIVALLVYLVHRTDYSAGVAMCFRNRTVFLVVLVACMITSLIQVALGTQVREAIDVIAAQYDYTNRNLWVGEIGTSFLIHRSFSWLILLLHAVLIYILFKTKSGSALTVGLMAVVVLTVLTGVVMGYFGIPAFIQPVHLLLGTLIFGMQFLLFLRVSGVKGKLAL
- a CDS encoding cytochrome c oxidase subunit I, which translates into the protein MATADIHITEETHHDGHEHDHDHHGNFWTTYVFSTDHKMIAKQFLITGIFWALIGGTLSVIFRLQLGFPEAELGWLKPVLGGWITPDGKLDPEFYLALVTMHGTIMVFFVLTAGLSGTFANFLIPLQIGARDMASGFMNMLSYWFFFASSVIMFISLFIETGPASGGWVIYPPLSALPQAVNGSGLGMTLWLVAMALFIVSSLLGGINYISTVINLRTKGMSFAKLPLSIWALFLTAVIGLLSFPVLFSAALLLIFDRSFGTSFYLSDIYINGEALPNQGGSPILFQHLFWFLGHPEVYIVLLPALGITSEVIATNSRKPIFGYKAMVGSILFIAILSFVVWAHHMFVSGMNPFLGSVFMLLTLIIAVPSAVKVFNYLTTLWRGNIRFTPAMLFSIGLVSFFISGGLTGIHLGNSAIDIQLHDTYFVVAHFHLVMGSASFFGMLAGIYHWFPKMFGRMMDAKLGYIHFWLTFVGVYLVFFPMHYIGIAGYPRRYYSFTNYDAFNSFSDLNMLVSIAAILTLAAQFIFIFNFFYSMYRGRKASANPWQSNTLEWTTPVEPGHGNWPGEIPTVYRWPYDYSKPGAKEDYIPQHIPFSMTPESNLPHENDMIKLEGDETKVVVDEKK
- a CDS encoding cytochrome c oxidase subunit II, producing MFEVIIAIGAILLLVILLTLFRIGTLVNVVKGTDKKVVSTSNKVNAALMIVFMLGGLGLFFWYSFGYFDKYTIPVASVHGADIDTTFWITTAITGFVFILTNVLLFVFSFKYQHKEGARATFFPDNVKLEILWTVVPAIVLATLVFSGLRAWNSITSPASSEAEVVEVMGYQFAWAVRYPGVKDNQLGDYDFRLINDKEGNLFGIDVTDENSYDDFVPLEMHIPKGKEVLLNIRARDVLHSVFIPHFRVKMDAVPGMPTHFKFIATKSTQEMRSELGDPEFDYFITCTEICGRGHFSMKLKVVVDEPEDYEAWKAAQPTWLKLNPDYLEKVPADKRELAIIKAGIDKEELEASL
- a CDS encoding quinol:cytochrome C oxidoreductase, producing MTEERFSFTSGAKKTLMISGIVGFVLLILGVFMNMNSGHGHGDEHHGEEEHAALHQVPDNLVASSETPQDGAGEHAEEAHGEDGGHHGSAPWLKNLFNNLWVNNVYFTGLAIIGLFFVAIQYAAQAGWSAGMKRVPLAMAHWLPFAGILMFISWWIVRLDVFHWTHGDLYHGDHADKILLGKSALWFWPLEAGSAIPLFYLLRMVVFFALWYMFFIWIKREMLAEDIDGDVKHWYKARKYSAIFLVVFAVSSSVSAWDWIMSVDPHWFSTMFGWYVFASWWVNGLAVITLIVVILKQNGYLKVVNSNHLHDIGKFIFGFSIFWTYIWFSQFLLIYYANIPEETIYFIERLDSSQYKWVFFLNLLLNFLLPFLLLMTRDAKRHMSLLKLVCPIVIVGHWFDFYLMITPGVMQENGSFGFTEIGMFMIFGVAFLFVTLSNLAKAPLYAKNHPMLEESLHHHI